Genomic segment of Malus domestica chromosome 15, GDT2T_hap1:
aaataacattaagtaacattaaacaacattttttaaaacatttaacaacatgaaaattATTGACAATTCATATCATAAAATTATTGAGGTAATTTAAATTAAGTAACCATAGTAATTCAattaaactaataaattatgtttggctctatgaccctttggccctcggttggagatgatttttttttcacaaagcCATATTTGGCATATGACCCTCTGACTCATCGGTTAGAGATAGTAAAAAATATGAccttatattatttattaaaatattaattttttgaagAATCAGATAAGActaattttaaaggaaaactaatgaaaatagcttcaaaactttgagttttaatgataagaaaaaaataaagggtaaagtgaatagtaccagaattgactttttaatgtaaaaatgtggtttttcgttaaaatgaacagtaacatgtgcttttcgttaaagttctctaatTTTAACCCACTGACCCTCCATCAATTGAAAATACCTTGGTAGCTAACAGCTATACCTGCAGGAGATATCAGAAAAGAGTAAGCAGGAAACTTTGGCGGTAAGTGGGataaaaaacaaagaacaaaacaaTTCAGCCAGCAACAAACCATAAGGAAGTGATTGCGCGTAAGATACTGTGACAGTGACAATGCAAAGCAAACATTAATGTTTGAAGGGCCCACCTGCAAAATTTGCAAAATCTAATTTTCTCTTTAGTTTCCATCTCAGGGTCCAGCTATTTTGACTATATAGTAGTAGCCTAGTAGAGTAGGGGTTGTAAACTGTAGagcaaaagaataaaaattaataattaattttattaatggaTTAGATTTGCTAAAAGAAGTAAAAATTACAGTAATCTGGTGAGCCACATTTAAGTCTGAGAGGCTCCGAGAAATGTGGGCCAAGATGAAGATGAGGAAATCAACAAGGCTCCATCGACTCTCTTAAATTTGAAAGTAATAATATTGCAACTGACATGTATATATTCCATGCATGCTGCATAAATTGCAGCCCAGCATGTAGTGAATCTTGGACACCTAGGTTTGTACGTGCACTTTGCTAGTTCGAGTGGTTAATGGAGGCAAATTGTCTGTTctctttttttcatatttttctatttatacggtcacggttaaattacgttaatattttatattcctattactttttattttattatttttattaaaaaattaatataaaatgttgacgtggcttaaccgtgatcgcacAAATAGAAAGGGACGAGAAGGGTATGAAAAATGGAGGGCACTGCCTTTGTGGTTAATAACGTAGATTCTTACACCGATGTGATGTATTCAATTTTAGGTTTTCTGCGAGAAAAAGAAACAATAGTACATCTTCATGGACTAAATGACTTCTTATGATTGTTAGATTTAAAGGCAAATGTTAATTAGGTCAGTTAGTTGGTAAATTATCCATCAGCTAATATTGGTCACAGTCCAATTGAGCAGTAAGAAGTATTTCTCCAGTTGACCATACAATGTGTCCACTCATTACATGCAAGTTAAAATCTCCATATTCGTACTTTATAATACCACATTGTAAAAAATGTATAGATTCAGAGCTTTATCCTCAGTTTTAAGTTGGCATCTCTCTGTTGTAAGCTAATGAAGGTCACATGAGGATTGGAACATTGATATGCACGGCTGGTCCCAAATTGACGATCAAACAACTAGAAAGTTGAAACATACTAGATTGGACAGAGAGTACGTGGtccaaaccaaaacccaaaacccgaAAACCAAACACCAAAACCCTAACCAGTTCAGTGTTTTGAGGTTGAAGttgggtaaaaataaaaaatctaggGTTTTGTAGGTCTCCTTGGGAGAAACAGGTGTCCTTGAGAGGGAGCAATGAGCATCAAGTATGGACTATATTTATCCCATCAAATCAATTATTAGCAGAAAATGGTTTGCCAGGGCTCCTTTTGTTTAGTCCCAGAAATATTGCCATTCTTATTAGACAATCACAGAACCTGAGATAGGTCACCATCCCATGAGCTGTAACCTGTAAACCTGCAGTTTATAATTTACCGAAGTTCTACAAAAATTTGGGGACCATTTTTACTTGTTTTTTTGTATATTTGTAGGATTACATGTTTATAGGACATTGCCCACATCTAAAACTACTTTGAGGATCTTTCTCTCAGGCCACCACCATGGATCTTGGATCTATATTTGTGTTTCCCAAATCCTAAATTGATTGAGAAAAGCTCAAGCATTGTATTAGGGTTATTATTatcattgtttttttcttttggtgtttCACGTAGTAGGGTTTCTCTACGTTAAGCATTGTAATTTACATGTTATGTAGACTTTCGCAAAATGCACATAACTATTTCATCGTGTGGTCGTGTTTGACAAATAAGATGTAGTATTCTTTCGTTGAATGGACATGAATTTTATGTATAAAACCAAATAACCAATGTTATAGCAAAGATTGTTGAGAGTATGAATCCCAAAATAAAAGACTTTCTatatgcttataagtaatttgaCTACTCTCTATATTGCTAATTAATTTTGATTTATAATCCAACCTCaactttaaattttgaaatatatTAGAGCAATTAAGATTGGCAGTGATAAAGCTTCCATATCAGTAAAGTATACTGAATACGAAATACAGCAGATATAAACTGATCAATTTAAAGCTCAGAACTCTTCTGCCAAGTTGCATGGAACTAATTGAAAAAAGTTGGAAGGACTGgttgaaaatttaataaacttgctatATGGATGTATTGTGTACGtgtaatttttcttcttttttgttacTTTTTGGGGGCTTATCTTACAGCACTGcgcaagatatatatatatatgttaccaCTGATGCTGCCAAAGTCCTTCAATCCCTTCTGTGACAAAAATTGAGTTATTACCCATGGCATATGCCTTGCAGACAAGATTTAACCAATTGTACCATACATTTTTGTGTATTTACGTGATTTATGACTTGAACTAGACCACCTCACGTTATCAccaacttatatatatatagatgtttGGTTCTCATCTGAACAAGGGAATTAATTGTCTGGAAGCCGGTTGTACATCTTTAAGTGTCTCTATTTTATGTACTACAATTAAGGATGTTAAAAGTCTCCCCGTCTTATATATCCATTAGGATCGCATTCATATGGTTACACTATCTATATTATATATGTCTCATTCGAGAACAAGAGAGAGCTTGTATATATGTAACCGGTTGTATATCCAGCGTATGTATCTCTCTCATTACGTAATATATATAACTTAAGGTGGCTAAAAATCTCAACTTGTTGAAACTTATTTACCTACTTGAACCACAAATCACATTATTACATTTTATCTAGTTAGTAGTTATATAGGTCTCATTCATGAACGAAACAGTTTGTATTGTAACCGGCTGTATATCTAACGTATGTATATCTCTTTCATTATGTAATATAACCGAAGGAGCTAAAAGCCTCCGAATTTAACTTCTTGTTGAAACTCATTTACATACTATGATCACGTTCACATGGTTTTACTGTCTATGGTATCTTGGTACCATGTACATTTTCTCTCCAATTAGATCTGCATGCAAGGAAAGATCCAGCTCGTACGCAGTTAAGATGAACAGAAAATTACGATTATTTTCTCCTATCCAACCTGTACACAACAAGCTGGTAATCATATTTGTTGACTAAACTGAAAAAAGGTTGAAGAAAATGTGATAAGTGATGCTTACTTTTCTgtaaaaaagaacaagaaaccCTTATTGCTTTTCAATCTTTTCCCACAAAACAGGCTTTTAATCTTTTGACCATTGAACTCGTTACTTATTttctaaccaaaaaaaaaaaaaaaaatagaaatcagTAACTGTCAGTTGGTATAAATTTGTtggtataaattttttttgttacttaGGTTGTTTACTTCTTATATGTAGCAGAAGATATATTATAATTACATGTATTAAGTTTTTCTCTTTGATATCTCTTTCTTTTCACGTTCAGTTGCTATTGTTTGCTTAGCGCTCATATTTCTAAGTTTATAAATGCTCGTAAAAATAAGAGTTTGACTATTACTCTTCtctaggatttttttttaatttatattttttatcttGGCTTAACCTTCCCGCTTTTCCGGCATAAATCCCTCATTGCACCTTTTATCATATGAACCCTAATTGGTCAAGATTGCAATCGAGCTCAACCGTGTGGAATGCCATGATGCCAACCACTTATCACTGCAAGTGCAAACGTACGTGTGGAATGATTTGTcatacaattttattttaattattaagcATCCACATTGCATACCACGACATGGAATAGCTTTTACATCCAAAAATTCTCTTTGGATTACAGCAAGAAGTGTGATTACAAAAGCTATAGAAATTTTCATCTCATATAAGTGCTTTTGCAAAAAGAAATAGCAGACCAAGTGCTTACTAATTATGAGCCATTAAATCCTAAAATATAAGCAAAACTAAAGTCTTGATATCCAAGAATCTCTTCCATCCTTTTTTTGAATAATGGGGAGGAATATTTGTTTGCCTTTGTGGAAAGCTCAAGTAAGAAAATGGTGTATTTTTGCTGACCAACCCCAATGGTAGTAGCACTTATCACTTTACTTATTATCATTagatgattttaaattttgagatttatgtCTATCTACTACGTATatcttgaaatttaattcaCTCAACGGTGATAAATAAGGGATTAGGCATCATTATCACTTGAGATTAGTGAACAAAAATATTCCCATAAAAAAAGGGTAGTTGTAATCATGGTGTTATGCAGATTGAGGAACATGGATTAGATAGTTGAGTCAAAGCAAAGGACTTTAAACTCTTGTTTTTTGCATTATTGGAGAACATTGAGCTGGTTTTGTACTTGGGAGTTAGGAGGACCTTAAGAAAGTTTGAAAAGCTGATTCAACTATGGAAGGGCCACTTCTAATGTTGCATGCatcatttcataatttcattgcATAGTCATTAAGCACCCCTTAGGCTCTCAAAATGTAAAAAAGAGTCAGATGTGTGCATTGAAGGTTATATTTATGCGAGTTCAGATGATATTCAAATTCCCTACCCAAAGTAGCTCATCATCCAACCGTTTAGATTGTTGTACTTGTACCCAAGTTTTTTTTACTTCCGTCGACGTTGCAAGATCTTCATAATTACCATATGAGCCAAAAGGTTTGGTTTGAAAAAACGTTTCTAACACTTCGGTTACAGACAGAAAAGTGGAACCCCCAAGGCCCACAATTGTCTTTTTGATTAATCCAGAATTTCCTCCACTAATTACTTACCCTAAACATAAATCAACCTTTATCTTTTTCCCTCCCTAAACATAACTAATTTCTTCCCATTTTTCCTTGTTCATGCAGAACACATCAGAGCTTTCTAGGTCTCATTCCAGGCAGCAAAGAGAGGCAACTGAGACATGGAGACAGCAGAAGGCCTCAGCTGTGCTGATGGGAACCAGGAGCTAACAGCTGCAGCAGCAGTTGGACTGATAAACTTTGATGCCAATGGAGGTTTTGCAAACAGCATGTTGGAGCCAGATTTATCAGGGCTTCCTTCTCTGGAGCTGCCCAAACTTGTCACCAACGACGATGGATTCGAAAAGTGAGCCCCAACCCTAGCTGATTCATCCATCAATGTCTGACTTGAGTGCACTGATTCAACTCCAATATAATCCTCCAATGCCATTGAGAAGGAAGGGCTTCTATAGCTCCCTGATCCGATTGATTTCTGATCAACTGTTTGAGCACAACTGTTTGCTTGTTGCTGTGCAGCAGATTGGTACAATGCCATCTTCCAGTCTAGGCTATTCCCATCGTTGATTTCGGTTTGAGTGGCTTCAACAATGTTCTGTGTTGGTGGGTTATGCTCAATGGCCAGGATGTTAGGTTCGATCACCTTGGTGCGCCTAGCAAATTCTCCGGCAAGTAGGGTATTGCTGGACATGATTTTTTCGACATCATACTTGGTAATGTCAAAGTTGGTGACCGCATTTGCGCCACGGAACTTGATTGCTGCTATGTCATAAGCTTCTGCAGCTTCCTCTTGGGTGCCTGAAATCActtgaaatttagaaaattggaCAAAACCGCATTAATTAGCTTTGCAAGATCAAAACTTTCCAGTAAAATATAGCCTTTTAATACGTGATTCTAGCTGGGAAGTCCTTTTCTAACACAGCCTTCAAAAAGTTCATTGTTACATTTCGTCAGCCTTAAAAAAAGTGTGAGACTGAGTTGCCATATAAATAAGTCCTTCGAAAAAGTGCTTAAGCAAAGAGCCTCATGCAATTTAGAAAATGTATAAATTTtaccaaaaggaaaaattcaaacaatacaCGAATTTTACCAAAAGTTCCAAGATAAAGATCCTTGTTTCCAGCAACCCTGCCAATCCTAGCTTGCCATCTCCCATGCTGGTGATGTCTgcagaaaacaaaaccaaaattagCACAAAGTTTAACTATTTTAACCTTCAAATTCGGTGTGCTTAATACAAaggaaaaactgaaaaaaaaacctTGTCACGCCTCGGTACATTGAAGCCCCTCTCGAAAATCCACTGCTTTtcctgaaaatcaaaggaacaCATGAATACACATCTAAAAATCTAGAAACATTAGAAATTACATTCTGCGAATAACAAACGAAAATTCCTACCTTCTCAGATGCGCAACATATTCCTGCCGGCTCATATTCTTCATCTCTTCAAGTTGTGCAGTGTAATTGTCCAACTGAAAAAAGACCAAGAGAATGAAACTTCAGCTACCATAAAGCTTTCACAATCTGATAAAACCCCGAGAGTCAGAACCCTACCGGAAAGTTTATATGAGTTGCAGAACCCCAGTACTTAAGAGCAGCAAGATCATATGCTCTAGCAGCTTTCTCCTCCATATCATAACCTCCTGCAGTTCAAATGAACAAATGATTAATTGAAATCAACAACAAATTAGtaataattaaaactaaaattcaaatttattgtTGTAGAGAAAATACATACCAAGATAAACTGCATTATTTGATTTGAATGGTATCCAACAGCAGCAGAAACATGACAGGTAAAGAATTAATAGCAGAAGTCAAATTTcagtaaaaaaagaaataattccaAAAAAATAGTAAGAATGGTGTCTTGTTTTAATTGACCAACCTTGCCTTCCTTTTCTGGTTTGCCCTTCCTTCTTACAGCTGTTGTCCCACAGATGTGCCTCATATCTTCCAGTCCATCTATGCCTAAGGGaagcaaaaatttaaaaaaaattaaaaaaaatggttacTTGAAGAACAAtctgagaaaaaagaaaagacaaagggTAACGATTTTCACACTCCGGTTTTCCCCTTATACGCTACTTCCATAGTTTCCATCCCTCGATTCTCCTTGGATTTACCGTATCCAAAGACTAGGAAATAAGGAAGATGTGTGGCGGGAAAAAATGGGAATGCAAAAATCACTTCTCAATGACCCCCACACAACAATGTCATGAAAATTGGAAACAATTTCtagtaaaataacaaaaatgacGAGATGGTTTTGAGATGAACCTTGTGACACCTCTAAACTGTGAGGTTCTCTGCCCAAATGTGTCAATGGACTTCCTGTGAACAGGCTGCTTCTGGCCAAGCTTTCCGCAGCCTCTCTTCTTTGTTTCAATGGCTGCCACTGCACATTCTGTCTGAGTGGGAGAGATCTGCTTTGGAGCTGTCACACAGCTTGTCTGTGATCCAGGGCTCATGGACAGTGTCAGCGACTGCAAATCGCCGCGGTTCATGCCTCCATTAACGGACCCAGAACCGCCATTCTCAACAACCATGGTTACATTGTTCATGTGGTGGTGCTCCAGAGCTGGGTGTGCAGAGTACTGCCTGGAAACCCAGCAGGTTTTTAAGTCCTCTGGCATTTGAGTCATTTGGGTATTCTTAGAATGTTCTTCCTCTAATTGGGTATGGTAGATTCCTTGGATTGGGATTCCAGAGTAGTAGGAATTGGAATGGACAGGAATGTGATGATTGTGCTGCTGCTGCTCTGCCGCTGCATTGTAGTAGCTGTCTAAGCTCAGAGCCATAGCTTCTCTCTCCTCACTCACATAATCATGAGCTGCTCCTCCTAGAAAGTCCTCCAGTTTTGGGGATGTGTTGGGCATTATTCCTtcacattaaccaacataaaaaaatatctcaaaactTCATACAGACTTAACCATTTTGtctagagagagaaggagagaacgAAATGTAATTTGGGTtttagagagaagaaaaggaccTTCTGTTTGTGACCTGCTGAGAGCTTCCATGATGCAGAGAGAGCCATCTGACTTGAGAGGCATTACAGAGAGAGGAGAGTAGTGAAAATTACCATTATCTCCAACTCCATAGCAGCAGACCCCAGAGCTGCTGAGGTTGTAGAAGCTGCTGTTGCCGCTTGGGAGGGCAGCTgagcaggaagaagaagaagcatccTCCATTTTCATGTGGGGTAAGAGTGAAAAACCAAACCAGTTGTTATTGTTACTGTTACTGCTACCATTGTTATTGTTATGATCATTCATGGACTTCATCTTCCTCttgctttttctctctcttccttttttttttggggttttggaTTTCAACTTCTTGCTTCTAAAATCTACTCAATCATTGACAGCAAATAATCTAATCATGTCAAAAATCTCCTCCCCTCcccataagaaaaagaaaaacttggTTTTTTGTTCTCTAGCTCGTAGCTTCTGAACTTCCACCAAGA
This window contains:
- the LOC103415407 gene encoding AP2-like ethylene-responsive transcription factor ANT, with protein sequence MKSMNDHNNNNGSSNSNNNNWFGFSLLPHMKMEDASSSSCSAALPSGNSSFYNLSSSGVCCYGVGDNGNFHYSPLSVMPLKSDGSLCIMEALSRSQTEGIMPNTSPKLEDFLGGAAHDYVSEEREAMALSLDSYYNAAAEQQQHNHHIPVHSNSYYSGIPIQGIYHTQLEEEHSKNTQMTQMPEDLKTCWVSRQYSAHPALEHHHMNNVTMVVENGGSGSVNGGMNRGDLQSLTLSMSPGSQTSCVTAPKQISPTQTECAVAAIETKKRGCGKLGQKQPVHRKSIDTFGQRTSQFRGVTRHRWTGRYEAHLWDNSCKKEGQTRKGRQVYLGGYDMEEKAARAYDLAALKYWGSATHINFPLDNYTAQLEEMKNMSRQEYVAHLRRKSSGFSRGASMYRGVTRHHQHGRWQARIGRVAGNKDLYLGTFGTQEEAAEAYDIAAIKFRGANAVTNFDITKYDVEKIMSSNTLLAGEFARRTKVIEPNILAIEHNPPTQNIVEATQTEINDGNSLDWKMALYQSAAQQQANSCAQTVDQKSIGSGSYRSPSFSMALEDYIGVESVHSSQTLMDESARVGAHFSNPSSLVTSLGSSREGSPDKSGSNMLFAKPPLASKFISPTAAAAVSSWFPSAQLRPSAVSMSQLPLFAAWNET